The Leucobacter viscericola sequence GCGGTCTATGTGGGGCACAAGGAACCGTCAACGCTACTCGCGCCACTCGGGAAGCTTGCCGCGCAGACAAACCCGTATCAACGAGAGGAAGAGAAATGAGCGTAACCGTGGCGCTAATGCTGTCCGCGCTCCCGTTTGCGATCGTCGCTTTTGGCGGCTTAGTAAATGCCGGTGTTGAGAGCGGGATTGATGATCGGAAGGCAACGACATCCGCGCGTGTAGCAGTGTGGTGCGGGTCGGTTGCCGTGACCCTGTTTATAGCTGGACTTTGGGCGGGAGTGGAATGGTGAGCGGAAAGCTTGATCTTGACGAGTTAGAACGCATGCCGGTGGCGAAGCATAGCCCACATGTGCGGGCCCTGATCGCTGAGCTACGAGAAGCACGCGCAGCAGTTAAGAAGCATGAAGTGGACCTTAAAGAGTGGGAAGAAGTAGGTGCTCCACGTTGGATCGAGGCCCGAGAGGAACTCGTGGACTCCGTGCGTGCCGAGCGTGACGCGGCATTGGCGGCAATCGCTCGTGTCCATGCAGCAGTCGAGTCAGCGAAGCACTGGAATGAAGGGTGCGGATGGGATGTGCCGTCCATTAAGGTGCTCCAAGCACTCGCGTCAGACGGGGGTGATGATGGCTGATTTGTCACTCTGGGCTTCTGTCGTTGCACTCGTTGTGTCCCTGTGTGCTTGTTGGTTTGGCTGGCACTGCAGGCAAAGTATGGACCCCAGCTCACGCACCCATCGAAGGCAAGCGCGAAGGCTGCAGCGCAAATACTCAAAGAGCGCAGCGAAAGGAACCGAATGACTATCGACCAAATCATTGAGGCAATAGCCGACTATCGCGACTGGATTGAGCGTCAACTGTTTGGTGCCCCGATCGACGTCGAGACGTATCGAGAGCACCTAGAGATCGAAGAACTACGAGAGAAAGCGGAGCCCCTTGGCGAAAAGGAATCCTGAGGCTGAATTGCGGCACGCCATTCAGAAGGAGTGGAAGAAGCCGAAATGTCTCGGTGGTGAGTCGCTCTATGTTGACTACGAGAAGCCGCCTACTCGGGTCGAGGCGCGCGCCTTGTGTCGAGGTTGCCCACTCCTTGAGCTCTGTGATGAGGCGGCCCAAACTCGACGCCCCGCATGGGGGGTGTGGGGTGGTCGGGTATACGGTTCAGGAAATTTCAGAAAACCGCTTGACAGGAATTAACACTAATGTGTAGATTAGTCAGCAATGGGAAACGCAAACAAAAACAGATTGGAGGATCATCGTGGCACTTACGGATGATGAGGTTCGTCGCCTAGCGGTTGACATTCTCAAGGCACCGACTGCGCGAGATATGCAGCAGAAGATCGGCGCTTCGAATCTCGCCAATGGCTGCAATTACTGCCTTGCCTGCAACCTTATGGGCGACATGCGGGAAACGCCGATGCTCGACCGGGCGTACCTTGGCCGCGTTTGGGGAACTGCAATTCATGCCCTCAAGGAAATGCGGCAGAAAGCCTGGCTCGCAGAGCAGCGGAAGGCTGATCGTGAAGAATGGGATGACATCAAGCGCCAGCGCATTGCGCCGTTTGCTCGCAGATTCCCTGACGCGCAGGTTGAGAAGCGATTCTCTCTCGGGCTTATCCCTGGATATGGTCGCGTCGGCTCCACCGCAGACCTCTTTCTTCCCAGTGAGGGGCATCTGTTTGACTGGAAGGGTTCGAAGCGCAAAGACATTCTGTTGCTGATTGACTTCCTGCACATGCAAAAGGGGCACCCTGAAGGGATCTTCGGTCGACGGCACCAGGACGTCAAGCTCAGCGAAGCGCAGTACGCCGAGCAGATGGTCAAGATGGAGTACAAGGTAACGGGCTACTTTGCCCAGCTTCAGAGTTACGGACGAGGCAAGGCGCTGCAGGGTTACGACGTCAAGCGAATGAGTATCGTGCTCATTGCGCGCGACGGCACTGGCTGGTTTGATAACCCTGGCCTTGACGGTTGGGAAGACGAGCACAAGAAGCACGATCTTTACGTACTGAGTTTCGACTACAACCCCGAATACGCCAACTTTGTCTGGCAGCGCGGCCTCGACATCTGGGCCGAGCTCCAGTCGGGCAAGCCTCTCGAGGGGTTTGAGCGCAACGTGAATTGCTTCCCCTGCTCCCTTGAAGTGAAGAACGCGCAGGAGCAAGCAGTTGTCACGCCAATTGCTGCATAGAACACCAATGCGTGAAGTAGTCAGCTAAAATCACAAACTAGGAGGATCATTATGTCCAACGTCACAACTCTCCCAACTCCGACATTCGCGGCGTTCATTCAACCGCCCGAGGAAGTTGGTCGACCGAAGAGCATTCTGCTCTACGGCACGCACGGCACTCGCAAGACCAGTATCGCCGGTTCGATCATTAAGGCGCCAGGCTTCAAAAAGGTGCTCTTCATTGATATTGACAATGGTGCTGAAGTGTTGATGAACGATCCCGTAATCAAGGAAGCCATTGTCGAAGGTCGTTTGCAAATCCTTCAGGTTTCGTCGCTCGATGGCGATGCGTTCGTAAAGATCAATGCCGTTGTTGACGAGATCACCAAAACCGATTTCGGCTACGATGCGGTGATTCTCGACACACTTGACGTCGCTCAAGATGTGGCGGAAAAGGTCATTAAGAAGAAATACGAAGGCTCCAAGAACACCTTCGGTGTGTTCGGTGATCTCGGAATCTGGACCGATGAGATCGTGCGCAAGCTGCACGAATCGAAGCACTTTATGTCGATCGTTACCTGCCACTCCAAGGAGCAGACCCTCGAGTCAGGCGCTCACCGAATCCTGCCAAGGCTCTCCGGCTCAAGCAAAGACGCAATCGGTGGCATTCCGTCGATCGTTGCATACCTCGAGTACCAGGCAGATCCCGAAAGTGGCAATACGCACCTCGTTGCTCGTGTCGCCGAGAGTGAAGTAGTGATCTCCAAGAATCGCTACTCATTGCCGCCATTCATCATCGACCCCGACTTGCCGAAACTGTTCGAGATGATCGAGGCCAAGACCACCCACCAGTCCAACCAAGAAGAAAAGGCCGCCGCCTAATCCCAGGCACCGGCCACCCAAATTAGTCCACTAAACATCTAGGAGGAAACATCATGGCTACAGCACTCATGGCTGAAGTTGACAACCAGGCAGAGGATCTCATCAAGGAGGCGAGCAGCTTTGAGATTCTGCCCGCAGGTTCGTATGAGGTCACGATTCGCAAGGCCGAGGTAGGCGAATATGGCGAATCCTCGAATAACGCAGGCCGCAAGTATCTGAACTTGCAACTGCGCGTGATCGACGGCGCGCCAGTGGGCGCAGGCCGCATTCTGTTCGCAATGGTCCCGCTGTTCCAGCGCTGGGCGCCGACCCAGAAGAACCCTGCTGGCGCAGTCGCTTCTGACTTCTTCAACTTCTTCCTGGCCGTTGGCGCAACGAAGGAAGCGGTGACGACCGGCAAGGGCCTCCCGCTTCTCGAAGAACTTGGTGGTACGCGTCTTGGCATCGGCGTTCGCGTTCAGGATCATTTCAAAAACGCTGGCGAGAAGGAAAACAGCGTCAATTCTTACCGCGCCCCCAAGGCCCTTGAGGGTGTCGTCGAGCCTGGCGCATCCGCGGTTGGCAGCGCGTTCGCCCCGAAGGAGGGCGCCGAGTCACCTTGGGGTAACAAGGGTGACAAGGGCGGTAGTGGCGATTCTGCCCTTCAGGCCGCCGCCGAGGGCTCGGGCAAGGCGTTCTAGTTTTATCGCCGCAATGGGAGAGGGGACTCCAAAGCTGTAGCGGGCGCGGCAATCCAGCCGTAGCCCACCGCAGCAAAACCCAATAGGGGTGCGACTACATCACGCACGGCGTCGGTAGCGGATGCCACCAACCATTCAGGGCAAACCAGCATTTGAATGGCGGCGGTGACTGCCAGCAACTCGGAGGCGAGCCAGCCTCTCGGTAGCGACACGGCACCAGGTTCGACTCCTGGCGACGCACAGATTCAAAACATTCAGTTTGAGCGAAAGGACGAATCATTTCAGGCACCGCCCTCAGCTCGGCACTCGAAGTTGCTGATCTTGGACTTAGAGTATTTCCAGCCGTACCTGGCAAGAAAATTCCAGCAATGGAAGGGTGGCAGGAAGCGGCCACCACGGACCCGCTCACTATCCAGCAGTGGTTTACAGAAAAGCCCTACAGTAATTACGGCATCCGTACCGGCCTCGCAAACAACATCATCGTCATAGACCTTGACGGTGAAGAGGCGCGCAAATGGTGGAAGAGCACTGGCATAGAGGACTCCAGTGCCATTGTCTATTCGCCGCGCAAGGACGGGGGAGTCCACCACTACTTCCGTGTCTACGACGTCGAGATTGGTAATTCCCGATCCAAGCTCCACCCAGGCGTAGATGTGCGTGGCGAGGGTGGCCTCGTGGTGGGCCCTGGCTCGCGAACTAGCGAGGGCGTGTATACGGGGTCGCTCAAGAACATCCCGGATGCGCCACAAGCACTCCTCGACCTCATTCCTGAACGTC is a genomic window containing:
- a CDS encoding AAA family ATPase; its protein translation is MSNVTTLPTPTFAAFIQPPEEVGRPKSILLYGTHGTRKTSIAGSIIKAPGFKKVLFIDIDNGAEVLMNDPVIKEAIVEGRLQILQVSSLDGDAFVKINAVVDEITKTDFGYDAVILDTLDVAQDVAEKVIKKKYEGSKNTFGVFGDLGIWTDEIVRKLHESKHFMSIVTCHSKEQTLESGAHRILPRLSGSSKDAIGGIPSIVAYLEYQADPESGNTHLVARVAESEVVISKNRYSLPPFIIDPDLPKLFEMIEAKTTHQSNQEEKAAA
- a CDS encoding WhiB family transcriptional regulator is translated as MRHAIQKEWKKPKCLGGESLYVDYEKPPTRVEARALCRGCPLLELCDEAAQTRRPAWGVWGGRVYGSGNFRKPLDRN
- a CDS encoding DUF669 domain-containing protein: MATALMAEVDNQAEDLIKEASSFEILPAGSYEVTIRKAEVGEYGESSNNAGRKYLNLQLRVIDGAPVGAGRILFAMVPLFQRWAPTQKNPAGAVASDFFNFFLAVGATKEAVTTGKGLPLLEELGGTRLGIGVRVQDHFKNAGEKENSVNSYRAPKALEGVVEPGASAVGSAFAPKEGAESPWGNKGDKGGSGDSALQAAAEGSGKAF